DNA from Pseudomonadota bacterium:
CGGCGCCGAGTAATTGCCGTCACTTGCATCGTCATATTGTAGCTTTCAAGCGCAACATAGCCGGCGCTTTCGCCAAAAGGTGCCTCTGGTTCCACGTGCTCGGTGGATATGAGACCTTCAACCACTAATTCTGACTCCGCAGGAACGTTTAATTCGATTGTCTTACATTTTGTAATGTTTATAGGTTCTCCAACGAGACCTCCCGCAATATCAACCTCATCAATGCCCATTTGTAGTTTTTGTGGTGACATAAAATTGACAGCGGGCGGGCACCCCACAACGATAGCGCACGGCATTGGTTCTTTTCGCTCTTTCCATTTTTTCCAATGGACATATCCTTCTGCTCCGCCTGGCCTAACGACCATCCGGACTGCAAGTCGGTCGGAAGCTTTCAGGCCTGCGCGATAGGTGCCCATATTTTGTGTGCCGGTTATGGGATCCTTTGTTATGCAGTTGGTTGCGGTCAGGTAGGGGGCGCAGTCAAATCCCGGCGTTGAAATGGGTATGGGCAGTGCGTCTAGGCCACAGCCATTGCCAAGTAGATCGTTACCGGTCAACACAATTTCATGACAAGGCGCATCTTCTATTAAACGAGGTTTCACCGGATTGGAAATTGCTCGTCCCCATGTTTCACCCACTTCATCCAGTTCACAACCTAATCCAATTCTGTATATCTCTGGATTTGTGGCCAGGGCTCCAACAATCACTGGGAGATCATACTTTCGTCCTAAGCTATCGATAATGTTAGTAAAAAGAAATGCCTTGCGATCCGCTTCAGCAATACCACCCCTAAATTGCCAACGTACCAGCGGATGCATCTCTGTGTCTTTATTTATAGGATCGTTAATTTCGATAAGTAACTTCGACGCTCGAAGCGTTTCGATGTGTTCGTGCAAGTCTGGGTAATTGCGTTGGCTCATTCTACCTTCCTCCCTGCAAGAATGTGACGCTTTCATGTTCGATATCATATGATTTTGGTGCTTGCAGTTCCTAAAATTTTTCAGCCAATCTTGAAAGTCCAATCTAATTGATTTCAGGACGAACTTGACGAAGTGGTGTTCCGGGTTTTAGACCCCTCTCGGTTTGTTGTGCGGTAAGCCTTCCATTTTCCGCATAATCTCCTTCGACAGCACGCCGAGCCATTTGTTCCC
Protein-coding regions in this window:
- a CDS encoding UbiD family decarboxylase; the protein is MSQRNYPDLHEHIETLRASKLLIEINDPINKDTEMHPLVRWQFRGGIAEADRKAFLFTNIIDSLGRKYDLPVIVGALATNPEIYRIGLGCELDEVGETWGRAISNPVKPRLIEDAPCHEIVLTGNDLLGNGCGLDALPIPISTPGFDCAPYLTATNCITKDPITGTQNMGTYRAGLKASDRLAVRMVVRPGGAEGYVHWKKWKERKEPMPCAIVVGCPPAVNFMSPQKLQMGIDEVDIAGGLVGEPINITKCKTIELNVPAESELVVEGLISTEHVEPEAPFGESAGYVALESYNMTMQVTAITRRRNAVIPSIISQVTPSESSVIKRLAYEPLFLNHLKNNLGINGVIKVSLHEPLTNLRKIVFIQMEREAPSTEIWRALYGCAALQSGVGKFIIAINDDIDPENGDAVFWAMGYRCNPAIDCHILDNRSHGQGPRVPRSVSEDSALLIDATMKGPLPPLALPKKEYMENALGLWERLGLPSLKPESPWHGYTLGDWSDNWDQAAKRAADGHYLKNGEITKQRITTNSLPETPIRADEFD